The genomic DNA TACAGCGAGCCAAAGACGAACACAAGCCGATCTTTCTGTCGATCGGATATGCGGCGTGCCATTGGTGCCACGTGATGGAGCACGAGAGCTTTGAACAGCCGCGGATCGCGGAGCTGTTGAACGATCGCTTCGTCTGCATCAAAGTCGATCGCGAGGAGCGGCCCGACATCGATCAGATCTACATGCACGCGGTCCAAGCGATGACCGGCCAAGGAGGCTGGCCGATGAGCATGTTCCTGACTCCCGAGGGGAAACCGTTCTACGGCGGAACCTATTTCCCGCCGACCAGTCGATCGGGCATGCCGGGCTTCGATACGATCGTCAACGCAGTCGCCGACGCTTGGGAAAACAAGCAGTCCGATGTTTTGTGCCAAGCCGATCAGATGACGAATCACCTGCAAGAGTCGCTGCAGCCGCAGCCCGATGGCAAGCCCGAACTGTTCTCGCGCTGGATCGCGGCGGCTTGCAAAGCCAAAGCGGAAACCTTCGACGCTCAAAACGGCGGCTTCGGATCGCGCCCCAAATTCCCGCATCCGATGGATCTGGAACTGATGCTGCGTCACTGGCATGCGACCGGCGAGGACCGCTGGCTGAACATCGTCACCGTCACGCTTTCGAAGATGGCCGATGGCGGGATCTACGATCACCTGGGCGGCGGATTCGCGCGGTACAGCGTCGATGAGCGATGGTTGGTCCCGCACTTCGAAAAGATGCTCTACGACAACGCGCTGCTGGCCGGCATCTATCTACGCGGCTATCAAGCGACCGGCAACCAGCGGTTTGCTCAAGTCGCACGCGAGTCGCTCGAATATCTGATCCGCGACATGCTGGATCCCTGCGGCGCGATCCACTGCACCGAAGATGCCGACAGCGAGGGCGAGGAAGGCAAATATTATGTCTGGACACCCGACGAGGTCGTCAAGTTTTTGGGCGAAGCGAGGGGCGAGCGGTTCTGCCAAATCTACGACATCACTCAAGAGGGAAACTTTGAAGGCAAGAGCATCCTCAACCTGCGGCGTCCGCTGGAATTGATCGCCAGCAGCCAGGGGCTCGATTACGAAACACTCCGCAACGAACTGGCCGAAGATCGCGGGCGGCTGCTGGAGGTTCGCGAGTCGCGCGTCCGACCAGGCCGCGACGATAAGGTGCTTGTCAGCTGGAACGCGCTGGCGATCGACGCGTTGGCGCTGGCTAGCGGCGTGCTGGGCGATGCGCGGATGCTGGAGGTCGCTCAAGGAGCGGCCGAATTCATCTGGACTCAGATGCGAACCGATCAAGGACGACTGCTGCACGCCTACCGGCAAGGCACGTCGCATCTCGATGCATACGTCGATGATTACGCGACGCTGATCACGGCGTTGGTTTCGCTGTTCGAAGCCGATGGCGACAGCAAGTGGCTCGCCCGCGCCAGCGAATTGGCCGACCAGATGCTCGACCATTTCAGCGACACCACCGCCGGCGGTTTCTTCTACACCGCGGACGATCACGAATCGCTGATCCTGCGTACCAAAGACTATCACGACAGCAGCGTTCCCAGCGGCAATGGCGAAGCGGCGTATGCGTTGATCCGCTTGGCGCGTCTGACCGGCAACGAACGTTTTGAAGCGGCGGCGAACCTGACGCTGCGATCGGCCGTGACCGTGATGACCGAACAAGCGATGGCCGCCAGCCGATTGTTGATCGCGCTGGATATCTGTCTGAACCCGACGCAGCAGTTTGTGTTAGTCGACCCGTCGGCGGAATCGCTGACGAAGCTGAAATCGGCCTACTTCCAGGCCTATCGCCCGCGAGCCGTCTTGGCTGCGGAAGTCGCTACCGGAAGCGAACCGAGCCGCGACCTGACCATCGGAAATCTGTTCCGTGGCAAAACCGCAGTCGATGGAGATCCGACGCTCTACCAATGCGAAAGTTTTACCTGCAAGGAACCGGCCACCGGCACCGCAGCGATTCTCGACGCATTGGGCTCCAAGAACTAATAAGAGCGAAACGACTTGCCAGTCCCAACCCGCTGCCTACAGTCAATTGTTGGCGGTGCGAGATACCATCGCTTTCGCAAGGCACAGACGCGGCACCCTTCTTGGACTGGTCGAAAGATGCAAGACAAAAATTTCGTCATCGTTGGTGGCAGTCATGGGATCGGTGCAGGGATCGTCCGCCGCTGCGTGGAAAGAGGGGCCAAGGTGACGGTGCTTTCGCGTGGCATCGGCGAGCTGGCCGATCTGCCCGGCGTTCGGCACGTTCCGCTCGACGTGACGCAGCGGGGGCCGACGGCGGATGAGCTGCCCGATTCCATCGACGCTTTGGCCTACTGCCCGGGATCGATCAACCTGGGACCGCTGCGATCGGTCACCGAGCAGACGCTGCGAGATGATTTTGAGCTCAACGTCGTCGGTGCCGTTAGATGCATGCAAGCCTGCTTGGCCGGACTGAAATCGGGAGCTTCCGCCAGCGTCGTCCTGTTCAGCACCGTCGCCGTCCAACAGGGGCTCGCCATGCACACCTCCGTGGCGGCAGCCAAAGGAGCGATCGAAGGTTTAACTCGCACTTGGGCTGCCGAACTCGCCCCCAAGGTTCGCGTCAACTGCATCGCCCCGGCCCTGACCGCAACGCAACTGAGCGAACGTCTGCTGGCCACCGACGAGAAACGTCAGGCGATGGCGGCCATGTATCCTCTAGGCCGCCACGGCGAAGTCGACGACATCGCTGCGGCAGCCGAATTCTTGCTCTCCGACGCCAGCAGCTGGATCACCGGCCAAGTTCTAGGAGTCGACGGCGGGCTATCGTCGCTACGTAAATAGTACGCCCCTCGGAGCTTAGGCTTGAAAAAGCACTGGCGAGCCAGTGGCACCCGGCACTCGATGGGGGCGGGCGGCTGAAATTTTGTGCCGTGGCAAAATTGCCGGTCGGTGGAAGTCGGGAGGGGATTCGATTACGTGACCGTATCGTCCGCAAGGCCAATGATACGGGAAGGGAGTTCGCGATTAAGTCGCTTAGTTATGGAAGAATGAACTGCTGGTGGCCTAGCTGGCTGAGCGGCTCGATGGAGTCGTGCGGGTGTTTTTTGTCGATCGGGGGCTACAAAAAGTTACCCCTCGCTGCCCCCGTTGCTACAATGACTGCAGCACCCTGACAGCGGTGCTCCTCGCCTAAAGTTCATTCGACACTCTCCCACCTTTTGGATGTCTCCGGAATGCGTTTTTCACGCCGCGCCCTGCGCTCTGCTTGTCTGGCAAGTTTGCTGCTCCCCTTCTCTCCGCTCGCCTGTGCCGACGATATCGTGGAAACACGCAAGGTTACGAAGGCCGACATGCCGCGGATCCCGCACACCGAACCGGCTGACGCGTTGGCGGGATTCCGACTTGCCGACGACTTCAAGCTGGAGATGGTTGCGTCCGAACCGATGGTGGGCGACCCCGTCGATGCCTGCTTCGATGAATACGGGCGGATGTTTGTCGCCGAAATGCACGGTTATCCGTTTTCCCAAGAGCCGACCAAACTGAACCCCGAAGGGGGCGGACTGGTCGACGCCGGGATCATCCGGATGTTGGAGGATACCGATGGCGACGGCGTGATGGACAAGAGTGTCGTCTTTGCCGATGGGCTCAGCTGGCCGACATCGCTGTGCTGCTACAACGGCGGCATCTTCGTTCTGGCCCCAAAATACCTGCTGTATCTAAAAGACACCGACGGTGATGGCAAAGCCGATGTACGCGAAGAGATCTTGGCCGGGTTTGGCCGCGGCAACGTGCAAGCGGTCACCAACGGTCTGAAGTGGGACCTGGACAATCAAATCTATTTTGCGGCCGGTCGCAATCCGATGTCGTTGACGCATCGCGGCGAACCCTTGTTTCCGATCAGCGGTGCCGATCTGCGGCTGAATCCGAAGACCGAAAAATTTGAACCGGTCACCGGCGGTTCGCAGTTTGGCCACAGCATCGACGACTGGGGGACGCGGTTCGTCTGCAGCAACAGCGACCACATCCAACAGGTTGTCTATCCACGCGATTACCTGGAACGGAATCCTTATTTTGTCGCCTCGGGGATGATCCGCAGCATCGCCCAAGATGGAGCGAGCGCCCGCGTGTTCCGCCGCAGTCCGCCCGAACCGTGGCGAATCATTCGCCAGAAATGGCGAGCGGCCGACAAGGGCTACAAGCTGATTGTCAAAGAAGACGGCGAGTGGGAGTTCATTCCGCTGGATCCGTCGAAGCCAAAGAATGCCGTTCCCACCGAACACCCGATCGGATATTTCACCTCGGCAACCGGCATCACCATCTATCGCGGCAACGCCTACCCCGAACGCTATCGCGGCAACGCCTTTGTCGGCGATGTCGGCGGCAACCTGGTTCACCGCAAGACGGTCGACACGTCGTCGGTCGTCTATCGCGCCAAGCGTGCCGACGAGGGGATTGAGATCGTGGCGTCGTCGGACAACTGGTTCCGTCCCGTCAACTTCGTCAACGCTCCCGACGGCAGCCTGTACGTGCTGGACATGTACCGCGAAACGATCGAGCATCCCTATTCGATCCCCCAGGAGATCAAGCAGTTTTTGCATCTGACCAGCGGCAACGATCGCGGCCGGATCTATCGCTTGGTCAGCCCCGACATGAAGCGCAATCCGGTTGTCAAAATCGGCGACCTGCCGCCAGCCGAACTGGTTCAACAATTGGCGTCCGACAACAGCTGGAACCGCGAAACGGCGCAGCGTTTGATCTGGGAACGCCAGGACAAAACACTCGTTCCGCAATTGCGAGAACTGCTGAAAACATCGGACAAGCCACTGGCTCGGCTGCACGCAATGTACTGCTTGGCCGGACTCGATTGGTTGACCGAAGCCGACGTTCGCGGCGGGCTGAAAGATTCCGAAGGACGCGTGCGAGCGCATGCGATTCGATTGTCCGAACCGATGCTGGCGACATCGCCTGCGGTTTTGGACGACCTGCTGTCGCTGTGCGACGACACCAACGATCACGTCCGTTTCCAACTGGCCTTCTCGCTGGGCGAATCGAAAGATCCCAAAGCGATCGACGGCTTGGCCCGCTTGGCTCGCAACCCAAACAATTCGGCTGAGGTCGTCGCGGCGTTAATGTCGTCGGTCGGTGGCACCGCCGACCAATTGGCCGGCTCGCTGATCCGCGACGCCGACTTTGCGAAACAGAAGCAGGCCACTTCGATCATCTCGCAACTAGCCCTGATCGTCGGTGCCACTCCCGAAGCCGATGGCACGCTGAACCTGATCGGCGAATGCTCCAAGCCAGGTGTTCCCGCATCGGTTCAACGGACCGTGATGGCTTCGCTGGGCGAAGGGCTGAAGCGACGTGGCAGCTCGTTCGCCAAGCTGATCCCTACCGCCGCAGCCGACGATGCTCGTGTTCAAGCGTTTGCCGCGATGATGCAACAAGCAAACGATCGCGCAACCGATGAAGACGAATCGATGGCCGATCGCACCGCCGCGGTCCAGTTGCTCGCCTTTGCCGACTTGGAAACCGCGACGGAAACTCTGCCGGCGATGCTCGATCCGCAGTACCCGCAGAGCCTGCAACTGGCGGCTGTTCAATCGATGGCTCAATTGAATTCCGACATGTTGGCCAGCGAGATGCTGGAAGGCTGGCGCGGACACAGCCCACAGATCCGCCAAGCGGTTCTGGTCGCGCTGTCAGACAAGCCAGCGTGGCTCGGAAAATTGCTGGACAGTGTGGAAGCCAAGGCAATCAAGCCGGGCGAACTGCCTGCGGAGACGAAGCAATTGGTGATGGCGCATCCGAACAAGCAGCTGCAAGCTCGCGGCAAAGCATTGTTCGCCGGAGCGGTCAACAGCGACCGAGCCAAGGTTGTCGACCAGTATCAAGATGTGCTGAATCTCGAAGGGGATGCGACCCGTGGGCTGGCGATCTTCAAGCAGAAATGTGCGGTCTGCCACCAGGTTGGCAAGCTGGGGCACCAGGTTGCTCCGAGCCTTGAATCGGTGAAAAACAAATCGACAGCCGATCTGCTGATCGCGATTTTGGATCCCAACCGCGAGGCCCAACCGAACTTCAACACCTACATCGTGCAAACGATCGACGGTCGCGTGCTGACCGGGATGATCGGGGCGGAATCGTCCAGCAGCATCACGCTCAAGCGGGCTGAAGGGAAGGAAGACGTGATCCTTCGCAGCAACATCGACCTGATGCAAGCGACGGGTGTGTCGTTGATGCCCGAGGGACTGGAAACCGATCTCAAACGCCAGGACTTGGCCGATGTGATTTCGTTTGTAAAGACGAGCCAGCCCTAGCGAAACGGGAAACATCTTGAGAGAATGGGCGCGACTTTCCTCTACATTTGGAACCCACGCCCATGAGCGATCAGATCAATCTCGACGGACCTGCAATCGACCAATCGACCGAAGATCCGCAACCCGAGCCGTTTCAAATTCGTGTTGCCAATCGGGTCGATCGGTTGCCGCCGTACATGTTTGGGCGGATCAACGCGATGCTTTATCAAAAGCGTCGCGACGGTAGCGACGTGATCGATATGGGGATGGGCAATCCTTCGGATCCGCCGCAGACCGACGTCGTCGAGAAACTGACCGAAGCGGCTCAGGACGAACGCAACCACGGCTACAGCAAATCGAACGGTTTGCTGAATCTTCGCCGCGAGGTCTGCAATAAGTACCAGCGCAAGTACGACGTGGAGCTGGAAGCCGACCACGAAGTCATCGCTTGCTTGGGAAGCAAGGAGGGATTTTCGCACATGTGCCTGGCTCTAATGGGGCCTGGTGACACCGCAATCATCCCATCTCCCTATTTCCCGATCCACATGTACGCGGTCATCTTGGCGTCGGGAAACGTCGTCACGCTGGACGTCTTCGACCCCGAGAAATTTCTTCGCAACGTCGAATACACCTGCCAGACCTTCACGCCGCGGCCGAAGTTGTTGATCATCAACTACCCGCACAATCCGTCGGCGGCGACGATCGAGCCCGATTTCTTCGTTGAGGTGGTGCGTCTGGCCAAGAAGTATGGGTTCATGGTGATCCACGACTTCGCCTACGCCGACATCGGCTTCGACGGCTACCAACCGCCCAGCTTCCTGTCGGCTCCCGGGGCCAAGGATGTTGGCGTCGAGTTCACGACGATGAGCAAGGGCTACAACATGGCTGGCTGGCGCGTCGGCTTCTGTGCTGGCAACGCCGACATGATCCGCGCCCTGGGAACGATCAAAGGCTACTACGATTACGGCATGTTCCAGGCGGTGCAGATCGCCGCGATCGTGGCGATGCGCGATACCGAAGATGCGGTCGCTGAGCAGGCGCTCGTCTACCAAAGTCGCCGCGACGCGTTGGTCGATGGCCTGCGCCGGATCGGATGGGAGATCGACCCACCCAAGGCGGGGATGTTCGTTTGGGCGAAGGTTCCCGAGCAGTGGCGTCATATGAGCACGATGGATTTCGCCATGATGCTGCTGGAGAAGGGGGACGTTGCTGTCAGCCCGGGCAGCGGTTTTGGTCCCGCTGGGGAAGGGTATCTGCGGATGTCGCTGGTCGAAAACGAACAGCGATTGCGTCAGGCGGTTCGCCAGATCTCGCGATGCTTGGACAAGCAGAGCGCCCTGAGCTCCAGTTCTTCAACTTAGCGTTGAAGGCAAACTTTGATCCGGGGAGAGCACCTCGTTCGACAACTCCTCGGTGAAACACAGCCGATTGCAAATCGGCGACCGAATTGCTCGCAATCCGGCGTTTTCCGGCATCGCTGACGCGGCATGCTTCACGCAAAATTAGCGCAGCGACGGGTGCATTCTGACGGGACAACGGTGTAAAGTTCAGTTCTCTTTGCATCGACGAAAACCCCAAAAACGTCCCCCATAACGTCCCAGAAACCGGAAAGAACGAACGATGAAGTACGCAAGTGGCAGAACAACCATCCAGGCAATGTTGTGCATTGGATTCCTGGCGCTGACGGGATGCGATTCGAGCAAACCGGCCGCAAAATCCGACGCGGATGCTCCAGTGGCTACCGATGGCGATCCTACCGCCGCTGTCTCGCAACTAACCGGCAAGATCGCCGTCGAGGGTTCGAGCACCGTTGCACCGATCACCACTCAGGCGAAAGAACGCTTCAACGAACAGCATCCCGACGTCACGATCTCGGTCATCGGCGAAGGAACCAGCAACGGTTTTAAATCGTTCGTCAAGAAAGAGACCGACATTCAAGACGCATCGCGTCCGATCAAACAGAAGGAACTCGATAGCTGCAAGGAAAGTGGGCTGGAGTTCATCGAAGTCCCCGTCGCTTACGACGGTTTGACGATCGCCGTCCATCCCAAAAACAGCTTCGTCAAATCGCTGACCGTCGACCAACTGCAGAAGATCTTCCGCTCGGGCGATTCGGCCAAGACTTGGAAAGATGTCGATGCATCGTGGCCCGACAAGAAGATCTCGATCTTCTCGCCAGGAACCGGATCGGGCACCTACGATTACTTCAGCGAAGTTGTAATCGGCAAAGAAGGATCGCTGCGCGACGACGGGCAAATCAATCTGAACGAAGATGACAACATCCTGGTTCGTGGCGTCGCAGGGGATGAATTTGCCATTGGATACTTCGGGTACTCGTACTACGAACGCAACAAGAAGGACCTGCAAGCGGTTCCGATCATCAACCCAGCTGGGGATGCCGTTTTGCCGACTGCCGAATCGATCGAATCGGGAGAGTACGCCCCCTTCAGCCGTCCGCTGTTGATCTACCTGAACGTCGAATCTTTGGACAAGGTCGAGGTCGAAACATTCATCGAATCGTACATGACGAACATTCGTGAAATTGTCGCCGCGGCGAACTATGTACCACTTCCCGAAAGCGTCTATACTGCCGCGACGCAAAACATCGAAAACCGCGTTGTCGGAACCCATTACCTGACGGCTGAAGGTGAAAAACGCGAGGGATCGATCCTCAACGTCTTTAAGCCTGAAAATTTGAAAAAGTAATTGTGTCGAGTGGAACACCAATCGAGTTGCCCAGTGCGTTGCGTGAGCGACGCATGCGGCCCAGTGCAACGAGCAAGCGAAACCAAACGTTTGTCGTCTCTTTATTAGTCCTATGCGCGACGCTCTCGATCGCAACCACGGTTGGCATCGTCACGATCTTGTTGACCGAATCGTATGGCTTTTTCTCCCGGATCGATCTCAGCGACTTTCTGCTGGGGACTGAGTGGACAATCGGTCGCTCGAAAAACGAAGCCGATTACAAATACGGAATCTGGCCGCTGATCTTGGGAACGCTGCGGATCACGCTGATCGCGATGGCGATCTCGATTCCGCTGGGGCTGACCACCGCGGTCTATTTGAGCGAATATGCACCGCGATGGATCCGAGCGATCCTCAAACCGGTGCTTGAAATCCTGGCAGGCATGCCGACGGTCGTGTTGGGCTATTTTGCCGTTGTCGTGATCACGCCAACGCTGCTCGAACCGCTCGGCTTCAAACCCTACAACGCGATGGCAGCGGGAATCGCGGTCGGCATCTTATGCCTGCCATTGGTCAGTTCGCTGGCCGAAGACGCATTGCAAGCCGTCCCCCGCAGCCTGCGTGAAGCGGTCTACGGGCTCGGCGGAACGCGATTCGACAGCGTGGTCAAGGTGGTGATACCGGCAGCGATGTCGGGAATTGTGTCGGCCTTCTTATTGGCATTCGCCCGCGCAATCGGCGAAACGATGATCGTCGCGTTGGCCGCCGGTTCGATCCCGACATTTACGATGGATCCACGAGGCCCCTCGCAAACGATGACTGGATTTATCGTTGAGGTCTTCCAAAGCGAAGACGTGATCCCCGGCACGATCGCGTATTATTCGATCTATGCCGTCGCCCTGACGCTCTTCTTACTGACCTTCATTACAACCTTGATCGGACAATTCGTGCGCCGCCGATATCGTGAGGCTTACGAATGAACCAGCCTGAATTCCAAGTCCCCGCCAGCGATCCGCGACGCGCAAAAAACCGCCAAGCGATCAGCAAGATCTTCCGCGTCGCCTGCATGTTGGTCGCCGTTCAAGCCGTCGTGATCTTGATCGTTCTGCTGACGACCGTTTTTGTCCGCGGTGTCGACCAACTCTCTTGGGACTTCCTGACCGGCGTCCATCGCGACGACAACCCCGACGGCTCGGGGCTTTGGCCAGCGATCATTGGATCGATCGTAATCTGTCTGATCTGCGGTGCTGCGGCGCTCCCCATCGGCATCGGCACGGCAATTTTCTTGGAAGAGTTCAAGCCCCGAAACAAGACGCTCCGCATCCTGCACAACTTGGTTCAATTGAACATTACGAACCTCGCTGGCGTCCCTTCGATCGTCTACGGGATCTTGGGGCTCACCGCATTCGTCTACATGTTTGGACTATTTGGCACCTACGAAGCCAACAAGGCGGCCGAACTGGAATTTGGCGCCCAGCGTTACTATCAAGTGCGAACGTTGGCCAAAACCTTCGTCTGGATTCCCGCGACCGACAAGACGGTTCGCGTGTTGCGAATCGAAGAACCGATCACAGCGCGTTATCCCGATGGCGGTGACTTCAAACTCAACCTGATCGATCGCGGGGCGACTAAACCGAGCGATCCCACGGTGCTGGGGCAGACGGTCTATCGCGGATCGAAAGCCAGCATCTTTGCCAAGCACCCTTGGCATTACCTGCGTTTGCCGTTCCATAAGAGCGTGCTTTCGGCGGGCCTCACCCTGGCACTGGTTGTGCTTCCGATCGTCATCATCTCGTCGCAAGAATCGATCCGCGCGGTTCCCGACACGATGCGCGATGCCGGACTGGGACTGGGATGCACCCGCTGGCAGATGGTCCGCACGATCGTGTTGCCCGCATCGATTCCGGGAATTATGACCGGGGCGATATTGGCGATGAGCCGCGCCGTTGGAGAGGCGGCGCCGTTGCTGGCGGTGATGGGGGGCGTTGTCGGAAAGCGACATGCACCCGAAAATTTGATGGACAATGCCGCTGCGATGCCGATCACAATTTACAACTGGGCCCGCGACGACAACCCCGGTTTTTGGGAACTTTCGGCAACGGCGATCATCGTCCTGCTGTGCCTGTTGTTGACGATGAATTCGATCGCCATCTTACTTCGCTACTGGGCGGAAAAGAAGTTTGCGTCCCGCTGATCCCGATCGGTGGCGTCGCGTGCATCGACGAACCTAGCCTAAAATTACACTGCATTTTCAATGTCTGACGCCGCAATCAAGCCCCAACACGACGCCACCCCCGCCATGATCAAAGGCTCCAGCGAACCGAAGGGCGAAAGTACGGAAACCGCCATCACCGCCAAGAACTTCAGTGCGTGGTATGGCGATTTCCAAGCGTTGCACGACATCACGCTGGAGATCCCTAAAAACCGCGTGACGGCGTTTATCGGCCCGAGCGGTTGCGGCAAAAGCACCTTCCTGCGGTGGATCAATCGCATGAACGACACCGTTGCAATCGCCCACGCCAGCGGCACCCTGCACATGGGCGACACCGACCTGTTAGCGGCCCGCACCGATGTCGTCGACCTGCGCCGGAAGATTGGAATCGTCTTCCAAAAACCCAATCCGTTCCCCAAGACGATTTTTGAAAACGTCGCCTTCGGCCCTCGCTTGCACATGCGGATCTCCCGTCGCGAACTGGAAGAACTCGTCGAATGGGCACTTCGCAAAGCCGCTGTTTGGAACGAGGTGAAGGACCGGCTGAATGGACCTGCTTTCGGTTTGTCGGGGGGCCAACAGCAACGACTGTGCATCGCCCGCGCGATCGCAACTGGACCCGAAGTGCTGCTGATGGATGAACCCTGTTCGGCATTGGACCCGGCCAGCACGTTGGCGATCGAAGACCTGATCTACGAATTGCGGGAACAATATTCGATCGTGATCGTGACCCACAACATGCAACAGGCGTCGCGTTGCAGCGACAAAACGGCCTTCTTCTTCGAGGGCAAACTGATCGAACTCGGATCGACCCTGCAGGTCTTCACCAAGCCAACACACAAACAAACCGAAGACTATGTCAGCGGTAAATTCGGTTAAGCTCGACGCCACATCGCCCCTGGCGCACGCGAGCCCTCCCCCCACCGATCCTCTTGTCAACGAAGGTTAATAACGTGTCGGACGAACTGAAGAACAAACTCCGCCGCACCCGGCACCTGCAGCGCAGCCTCGATCGCCTGCAATCCGATCTGCTGTCGCTGTTCGGCATCGTCGAACAAATGATCAACAAATCGGTCCGTTCGCTATACCAGCGTGACATCGGGCTTGCCGACGAAGTTATCACATCGGATGAAATCGT from Rosistilla carotiformis includes the following:
- a CDS encoding PVC-type heme-binding CxxCH protein: MRFSRRALRSACLASLLLPFSPLACADDIVETRKVTKADMPRIPHTEPADALAGFRLADDFKLEMVASEPMVGDPVDACFDEYGRMFVAEMHGYPFSQEPTKLNPEGGGLVDAGIIRMLEDTDGDGVMDKSVVFADGLSWPTSLCCYNGGIFVLAPKYLLYLKDTDGDGKADVREEILAGFGRGNVQAVTNGLKWDLDNQIYFAAGRNPMSLTHRGEPLFPISGADLRLNPKTEKFEPVTGGSQFGHSIDDWGTRFVCSNSDHIQQVVYPRDYLERNPYFVASGMIRSIAQDGASARVFRRSPPEPWRIIRQKWRAADKGYKLIVKEDGEWEFIPLDPSKPKNAVPTEHPIGYFTSATGITIYRGNAYPERYRGNAFVGDVGGNLVHRKTVDTSSVVYRAKRADEGIEIVASSDNWFRPVNFVNAPDGSLYVLDMYRETIEHPYSIPQEIKQFLHLTSGNDRGRIYRLVSPDMKRNPVVKIGDLPPAELVQQLASDNSWNRETAQRLIWERQDKTLVPQLRELLKTSDKPLARLHAMYCLAGLDWLTEADVRGGLKDSEGRVRAHAIRLSEPMLATSPAVLDDLLSLCDDTNDHVRFQLAFSLGESKDPKAIDGLARLARNPNNSAEVVAALMSSVGGTADQLAGSLIRDADFAKQKQATSIISQLALIVGATPEADGTLNLIGECSKPGVPASVQRTVMASLGEGLKRRGSSFAKLIPTAAADDARVQAFAAMMQQANDRATDEDESMADRTAAVQLLAFADLETATETLPAMLDPQYPQSLQLAAVQSMAQLNSDMLASEMLEGWRGHSPQIRQAVLVALSDKPAWLGKLLDSVEAKAIKPGELPAETKQLVMAHPNKQLQARGKALFAGAVNSDRAKVVDQYQDVLNLEGDATRGLAIFKQKCAVCHQVGKLGHQVAPSLESVKNKSTADLLIAILDPNREAQPNFNTYIVQTIDGRVLTGMIGAESSSSITLKRAEGKEDVILRSNIDLMQATGVSLMPEGLETDLKRQDLADVISFVKTSQP
- a CDS encoding SDR family NAD(P)-dependent oxidoreductase, which encodes MQDKNFVIVGGSHGIGAGIVRRCVERGAKVTVLSRGIGELADLPGVRHVPLDVTQRGPTADELPDSIDALAYCPGSINLGPLRSVTEQTLRDDFELNVVGAVRCMQACLAGLKSGASASVVLFSTVAVQQGLAMHTSVAAAKGAIEGLTRTWAAELAPKVRVNCIAPALTATQLSERLLATDEKRQAMAAMYPLGRHGEVDDIAAAAEFLLSDASSWITGQVLGVDGGLSSLRK
- the pstC gene encoding phosphate ABC transporter permease subunit PstC translates to MRPSATSKRNQTFVVSLLVLCATLSIATTVGIVTILLTESYGFFSRIDLSDFLLGTEWTIGRSKNEADYKYGIWPLILGTLRITLIAMAISIPLGLTTAVYLSEYAPRWIRAILKPVLEILAGMPTVVLGYFAVVVITPTLLEPLGFKPYNAMAAGIAVGILCLPLVSSLAEDALQAVPRSLREAVYGLGGTRFDSVVKVVIPAAMSGIVSAFLLAFARAIGETMIVALAAGSIPTFTMDPRGPSQTMTGFIVEVFQSEDVIPGTIAYYSIYAVALTLFLLTFITTLIGQFVRRRYREAYE
- a CDS encoding thioredoxin domain-containing protein, producing MTNRLAQSNSPYLLQHQDNPVDWYPWGEEALQRAKDEHKPIFLSIGYAACHWCHVMEHESFEQPRIAELLNDRFVCIKVDREERPDIDQIYMHAVQAMTGQGGWPMSMFLTPEGKPFYGGTYFPPTSRSGMPGFDTIVNAVADAWENKQSDVLCQADQMTNHLQESLQPQPDGKPELFSRWIAAACKAKAETFDAQNGGFGSRPKFPHPMDLELMLRHWHATGEDRWLNIVTVTLSKMADGGIYDHLGGGFARYSVDERWLVPHFEKMLYDNALLAGIYLRGYQATGNQRFAQVARESLEYLIRDMLDPCGAIHCTEDADSEGEEGKYYVWTPDEVVKFLGEARGERFCQIYDITQEGNFEGKSILNLRRPLELIASSQGLDYETLRNELAEDRGRLLEVRESRVRPGRDDKVLVSWNALAIDALALASGVLGDARMLEVAQGAAEFIWTQMRTDQGRLLHAYRQGTSHLDAYVDDYATLITALVSLFEADGDSKWLARASELADQMLDHFSDTTAGGFFYTADDHESLILRTKDYHDSSVPSGNGEAAYALIRLARLTGNERFEAAANLTLRSAVTVMTEQAMAASRLLIALDICLNPTQQFVLVDPSAESLTKLKSAYFQAYRPRAVLAAEVATGSEPSRDLTIGNLFRGKTAVDGDPTLYQCESFTCKEPATGTAAILDALGSKN
- a CDS encoding PstS family phosphate ABC transporter substrate-binding protein, encoding MKYASGRTTIQAMLCIGFLALTGCDSSKPAAKSDADAPVATDGDPTAAVSQLTGKIAVEGSSTVAPITTQAKERFNEQHPDVTISVIGEGTSNGFKSFVKKETDIQDASRPIKQKELDSCKESGLEFIEVPVAYDGLTIAVHPKNSFVKSLTVDQLQKIFRSGDSAKTWKDVDASWPDKKISIFSPGTGSGTYDYFSEVVIGKEGSLRDDGQINLNEDDNILVRGVAGDEFAIGYFGYSYYERNKKDLQAVPIINPAGDAVLPTAESIESGEYAPFSRPLLIYLNVESLDKVEVETFIESYMTNIREIVAAANYVPLPESVYTAATQNIENRVVGTHYLTAEGEKREGSILNVFKPENLKK
- a CDS encoding aminotransferase class I/II-fold pyridoxal phosphate-dependent enzyme, which encodes MSDQINLDGPAIDQSTEDPQPEPFQIRVANRVDRLPPYMFGRINAMLYQKRRDGSDVIDMGMGNPSDPPQTDVVEKLTEAAQDERNHGYSKSNGLLNLRREVCNKYQRKYDVELEADHEVIACLGSKEGFSHMCLALMGPGDTAIIPSPYFPIHMYAVILASGNVVTLDVFDPEKFLRNVEYTCQTFTPRPKLLIINYPHNPSAATIEPDFFVEVVRLAKKYGFMVIHDFAYADIGFDGYQPPSFLSAPGAKDVGVEFTTMSKGYNMAGWRVGFCAGNADMIRALGTIKGYYDYGMFQAVQIAAIVAMRDTEDAVAEQALVYQSRRDALVDGLRRIGWEIDPPKAGMFVWAKVPEQWRHMSTMDFAMMLLEKGDVAVSPGSGFGPAGEGYLRMSLVENEQRLRQAVRQISRCLDKQSALSSSSST